A stretch of Flexivirga aerilata DNA encodes these proteins:
- a CDS encoding alpha/beta hydrolase: MRRLATTGAAAAAAIALTLAGCSSGSGDGAGGAGSNSAGGSASASSGGAAAASSAGASAAGAPASLAKFYGQKLDWKDCGPVECAKLTVPVDYSKPDGATIQLAVDRVKATGKRKGALVVNPGGPGASGYDYAAYTAEGFVVSKKVASAYDVVGFDPRGVQRSAPITCVDDKALDGFIGSDPTPDTAAEEQQAATSNRDFGTACQTKGGPLVGHVSTVEVAKDVDVLRAALGEDKLNYLGKSYGTFIGSTYAGLFPQRVGRFVLDGVVPPDITSTEMNLGQAKGFEQATQSYVRDCVAQGGCPLGDSVDSGMARIRKFLKDIDAKPLPVSGNGDVKGLTEGWATIGIAQAMYEKSYWPDLTDALKAAFGGDGNKLMKLANSYAERNANGSYSGNIMQAINAVNCLDRSAPSDLGAYRADAKSFAQQAPTWGPMLAWGSLVCGEWPIKATGKPGRITAAGSGPILVVGTTRDPATPYEWSKRLADQLQNGHLLTYDGDGHTAYLMGSGCVDDSVDGYLLDGTVPAAGKAC; this comes from the coding sequence ATGCGACGACTGGCCACGACCGGTGCGGCGGCGGCCGCTGCAATCGCGCTCACCCTGGCGGGGTGCAGCAGCGGCTCGGGTGACGGAGCCGGCGGCGCGGGCAGCAACTCGGCCGGCGGTTCGGCATCCGCATCGTCCGGCGGGGCGGCCGCTGCGTCGTCGGCCGGAGCATCCGCAGCTGGTGCGCCGGCGTCCCTGGCGAAGTTCTACGGGCAGAAGCTCGACTGGAAGGACTGCGGGCCGGTCGAGTGCGCGAAACTGACTGTCCCCGTTGATTATTCGAAGCCCGACGGCGCGACGATCCAGCTCGCGGTCGACCGGGTCAAGGCGACGGGGAAACGCAAGGGCGCGCTCGTGGTCAACCCCGGCGGGCCCGGGGCCTCGGGCTACGACTACGCGGCCTACACCGCTGAGGGGTTTGTCGTCAGCAAGAAGGTCGCCTCGGCATACGACGTGGTGGGTTTCGATCCGCGCGGGGTGCAGCGCTCGGCGCCGATCACCTGCGTCGACGACAAGGCCCTCGACGGCTTCATCGGGTCCGACCCGACGCCCGACACGGCCGCCGAGGAGCAGCAGGCCGCGACGTCCAACCGTGACTTCGGCACGGCGTGCCAGACCAAGGGGGGTCCGCTCGTCGGGCACGTGTCGACGGTCGAGGTGGCCAAGGACGTCGACGTGCTGCGCGCCGCGCTGGGGGAGGACAAGCTCAACTACCTCGGCAAGTCCTACGGCACGTTCATCGGTTCGACCTACGCCGGCCTGTTCCCGCAGCGGGTCGGCCGCTTCGTGCTCGACGGTGTCGTGCCGCCGGACATCACCAGCACCGAGATGAACCTCGGCCAGGCCAAGGGTTTCGAGCAGGCGACGCAGTCCTACGTGCGTGACTGCGTGGCGCAGGGCGGCTGCCCGCTCGGCGACAGCGTCGACTCTGGTATGGCGCGAATCCGTAAGTTCCTCAAGGATATTGACGCCAAGCCACTGCCGGTCAGCGGCAACGGCGATGTCAAGGGGCTCACCGAGGGCTGGGCGACGATCGGCATCGCGCAGGCGATGTACGAGAAGAGCTACTGGCCCGACCTCACCGACGCGTTGAAGGCGGCATTCGGGGGCGACGGCAACAAGCTGATGAAGCTCGCGAACAGTTACGCCGAGCGCAATGCGAACGGCAGCTACTCCGGCAACATCATGCAGGCGATCAATGCCGTCAACTGTCTCGACCGGTCCGCGCCGTCCGACCTCGGCGCCTACCGGGCCGACGCGAAGTCGTTCGCGCAGCAGGCGCCGACGTGGGGTCCGATGCTCGCGTGGGGTTCGCTGGTGTGCGGGGAGTGGCCGATCAAGGCGACCGGCAAGCCGGGGCGGATCACCGCGGCCGGGTCCGGCCCGATCCTGGTGGTCGGCACCACGCGGGACCCGGCAACGCCATACGAATGGTCGAAGCGACTGGCCGACCAGCTGCAGAACGGCCACCTGCTGACGTATGACGGCGACGGCCACACCGCCTACCTGATGGGGTCGGGCTGCGTCGACGACTCGGTCGACGGTTACCTGCTGGACGGCACGGTGCCGGCGGCGGGCAAGGCCTGCTGA
- a CDS encoding DNA polymerase III subunit delta', translating to MTTDTAPGGVWRDVVGQDDAVAALTSAVADPARMTHAWLLTGPPGSGRSMAARSFAAALECPHGGCGECHECHTVLDGSHADVTVMATEGLSIQVKDARALAELAQSRPAVGPWRVIIIEDADRLTERAADALLKALEEPVPRTVWLLCAPSLEDVIVTIRSRSRHVRLRTPSVEAVAALLVRRDGIEERLASYAARAAQSHVGLARRLATDDAARQRRRSTVLLAGRIHTLGDAMSAAAELASIAGEESSASSAERDAAEKVKLMEQLGADPAARTQPPHVRSQLAALEKEQKTRATRFGRDVIDRSLVDLLSFYRDALVVRAGNTVPLINADLATEVEQLARARSSEQLLTAMDTIGTARERIEANVPPLLALEAMAIGLRAPAAS from the coding sequence GTGACCACGGACACCGCCCCCGGAGGCGTATGGCGGGACGTCGTCGGCCAGGACGACGCCGTCGCCGCCCTGACCTCCGCCGTCGCGGACCCGGCCCGCATGACCCACGCCTGGCTGCTCACCGGGCCGCCCGGCTCCGGACGCTCCATGGCGGCAAGGTCTTTCGCTGCCGCACTGGAGTGCCCGCACGGCGGCTGCGGCGAGTGCCACGAGTGCCACACCGTGCTCGACGGCAGCCACGCCGACGTGACCGTGATGGCGACCGAGGGGCTGTCGATCCAGGTCAAGGACGCCCGCGCCCTCGCCGAGCTGGCGCAGAGCCGGCCCGCGGTCGGCCCGTGGCGGGTGATCATCATCGAGGACGCCGATCGCCTCACCGAGCGGGCGGCCGACGCGCTGCTCAAGGCGCTCGAGGAGCCGGTGCCGCGCACGGTCTGGCTGCTCTGCGCGCCGTCCCTGGAGGACGTGATCGTCACCATCCGGTCGCGTTCGCGGCACGTGCGGCTGCGCACGCCGTCGGTCGAGGCGGTCGCGGCGCTGCTCGTCCGGCGCGACGGCATCGAGGAGCGGCTTGCGTCGTACGCGGCGAGGGCGGCGCAGTCACACGTGGGGCTGGCCCGCCGCCTGGCGACCGACGACGCCGCCCGGCAACGCCGACGCAGCACGGTGCTGCTCGCCGGCCGCATCCACACCTTGGGCGACGCGATGTCCGCGGCGGCCGAGCTCGCGTCGATCGCGGGGGAGGAGTCGTCGGCGTCCAGCGCCGAGCGGGACGCCGCCGAGAAGGTCAAGCTCATGGAGCAGTTGGGCGCCGACCCGGCCGCGCGCACCCAGCCGCCGCACGTGCGCTCGCAGCTTGCGGCGCTGGAGAAGGAGCAGAAAACCCGGGCCACCCGCTTCGGCCGCGACGTGATCGACCGGTCGTTGGTCGACCTGCTGTCGTTCTACCGGGACGCGCTGGTGGTGCGGGCCGGCAACACCGTGCCGCTGATCAACGCCGACCTCGCGACCGAGGTCGAGCAGCTGGCGCGGGCCCGCAGCAGCGAGCAACTGCTGACCGCGATGGACACCATCGGCACCGCGCGCGAACGCATCGAGGCCAACGTGCCGCCGTTGCTCGCGCTCGAGGCCATGGCGATCGGCCTGCGCGCTCCGGCCGCGTCGTAG
- a CDS encoding ZIP family metal transporter → MANVANAALLTAFPVGAAALGAVIAAVRRPSGVVMSAVQHFAAGVVLAAVVGEILPDLDKEAQWSWAVAGFTLGVVVVLALAAWGRRLDARGKAGEASDPARAARSALPIGLMVTVAIDLLIDGALVGLAATLSSTQAMILVGALTLEVLFLALSVQGELVQAGMTRWRAAGASGGLGLLTAVGALTAAVALGDAGPKPIAATLGFGAAALVYLAVEELLVEAHEESETTVLTAAFFLGLITVYGLTIVGG, encoded by the coding sequence ATGGCGAATGTTGCGAATGCGGCCCTGCTGACGGCGTTCCCCGTCGGCGCCGCCGCGCTCGGTGCGGTGATTGCGGCCGTCCGGCGACCGAGCGGCGTCGTCATGAGCGCGGTCCAACACTTCGCGGCCGGCGTGGTCCTCGCGGCCGTGGTGGGTGAGATCCTGCCCGACCTGGACAAGGAAGCGCAGTGGTCGTGGGCGGTGGCGGGCTTCACGCTCGGCGTGGTGGTGGTGCTCGCGCTGGCCGCCTGGGGTCGCAGGTTGGATGCCCGAGGCAAGGCCGGCGAAGCCAGTGACCCCGCCAGGGCGGCGCGGTCGGCGTTGCCCATCGGGCTCATGGTCACGGTCGCCATCGACCTGCTCATCGACGGAGCTCTCGTCGGGCTTGCCGCGACGCTGAGCTCGACCCAGGCGATGATCCTCGTCGGCGCGCTCACGCTCGAAGTGCTCTTCCTCGCGCTGTCTGTGCAGGGCGAACTCGTCCAGGCCGGGATGACCCGGTGGCGGGCCGCCGGCGCAAGTGGCGGCCTCGGCCTGCTCACCGCGGTCGGTGCGTTGACGGCCGCGGTCGCCCTCGGCGACGCCGGACCGAAACCCATTGCGGCGACCCTCGGCTTCGGGGCTGCGGCGCTGGTCTACCTGGCCGTCGAGGAACTCCTGGTCGAGGCCCACGAGGAGTCCGAAACGACGGTCCTGACCGCGGCGTTCTTCCTGGGCCTGATCACCGTCTACGGCCTCACGATCGTCGGGGGCTGA
- the tmk gene encoding dTMP kinase, with translation MFIAFEGGDGAGKTTQIQLLRDRLVAAGREVVVTREPGGTALGQEIRNVLLHGDHVAPRAEALLFAADRAHHVATVVRPALERGAIVLQDRYMDSSIAYQGAGRELDPAEVKRLSLWATEDLLPDLTVLLDVTPEVGRARRGEVHDRLEREADDFHTRVREHYLALAATDPGRYLVVDAALPAEQIAALVAQEVQS, from the coding sequence GTGTTCATAGCGTTCGAGGGCGGCGACGGCGCGGGCAAGACGACCCAGATCCAGTTGCTGCGTGACCGGCTGGTCGCCGCCGGCCGGGAGGTCGTGGTGACCCGCGAGCCCGGCGGCACGGCCCTCGGGCAGGAGATCCGCAACGTCCTGCTGCACGGCGACCACGTCGCCCCGCGCGCCGAGGCCCTGCTCTTCGCCGCCGATCGCGCCCATCACGTCGCGACGGTGGTGCGGCCGGCGCTGGAGCGCGGTGCGATCGTGCTGCAGGACCGCTACATGGACTCCTCGATCGCCTACCAAGGGGCCGGCCGGGAGCTCGATCCTGCTGAGGTCAAACGGCTTTCGCTGTGGGCGACCGAAGACCTGCTGCCCGACCTGACCGTGCTGCTCGATGTCACCCCCGAGGTCGGGCGCGCTCGTCGCGGCGAGGTGCACGACCGGCTCGAGCGCGAGGCCGACGACTTCCACACCCGGGTCCGCGAGCACTACCTCGCGCTCGCGGCGACCGACCCCGGGCGCTACCTGGTGGTCGACGCCGCCCTGCCGGCCGAGCAGATCGCCGCGCTCGTCGCGCAGGAGGTGCAGTCGTGA
- a CDS encoding VOC family protein — protein sequence MALEFQVTFDCADPAALAAFWAEATGGQLEAPPPGFESWEAALESWAVPPEEWNSRSAVVDPAGNGPRLFFQRVPEAKAAKNRVHLDLRAAPGTAGEARMTQLESVAARLVALGATRVRRQDPGAMDAGHIVMQDPEGNEFCLD from the coding sequence ATGGCTCTGGAGTTTCAGGTCACCTTCGATTGCGCGGATCCCGCTGCCCTTGCTGCCTTTTGGGCCGAAGCGACCGGTGGCCAGCTCGAAGCCCCGCCGCCCGGTTTCGAGTCCTGGGAGGCGGCGCTCGAGTCGTGGGCCGTCCCGCCGGAGGAGTGGAACAGCCGCTCAGCGGTCGTCGATCCGGCCGGCAACGGCCCGCGGTTGTTCTTCCAGCGCGTGCCGGAGGCGAAGGCGGCGAAGAACCGGGTGCATCTCGACCTGCGCGCCGCTCCGGGCACCGCAGGTGAGGCTCGTATGACGCAACTCGAGTCGGTCGCGGCCCGGCTCGTCGCGCTCGGCGCGACCCGGGTCCGGCGCCAGGACCCGGGTGCGATGGACGCCGGGCACATCGTCATGCAGGACCCCGAGGGCAACGAGTTCTGTCTCGACTGA
- a CDS encoding serine hydrolase domain-containing protein, which translates to MTSEPSAPTEQTTRSLSRIARTAQRDSRTPALVAGVGRHGSLLWSEGVGRADLDDPSVPLDANTQFLVASNTKTFTAVLTMQLRDEGKLTLDDTVDQLVPGTTHPHVTVRELLSHTSGMQREPIGDVWDTLEFPDRDGLIEGWNAAERILRPHNRWHYSNLCYGLLGEIIARLDGGDWADSLRRRLLQPLELRRTTLQLTAPYAGLYYLPPFTDVPVNEPTLDKGAVASAGSICSTLADMVTWHGFLLDPDESILSPDTAEEMRQPQIVVDPGWNQAWGLGFQLVRRDDHIWFGHTGGLPGGITGFFSEPESGTTGAVLMNNSGANDPAGIAVTLGDHLLVHDPAPVEPWQPGTHAPDELKPLVGQWFSEGTEFTFAIADGKLTARLAQVSTIQPPSVFEREGDDTYRTVSGRERGERLVIRRREDGSIRQLNWATYRFTREPLSFGEPTP; encoded by the coding sequence ATGACCTCCGAGCCGTCGGCACCGACCGAACAGACCACCCGATCGCTCTCCCGCATCGCGCGCACCGCCCAGCGCGACAGCCGCACACCGGCACTGGTCGCCGGCGTGGGGCGACACGGCTCGCTCCTCTGGTCCGAGGGCGTCGGCCGGGCCGACCTCGACGACCCGTCGGTGCCACTCGACGCGAACACCCAGTTTCTGGTCGCCTCCAACACCAAGACGTTCACCGCGGTCCTCACCATGCAGTTGCGCGACGAGGGCAAGCTGACCCTCGACGACACCGTCGACCAGCTGGTGCCCGGCACCACCCACCCGCACGTGACCGTCCGCGAACTCCTCTCGCACACCAGCGGCATGCAGCGCGAGCCGATCGGCGACGTCTGGGACACCCTGGAGTTCCCCGACCGTGACGGGCTGATCGAGGGCTGGAACGCCGCCGAGCGCATCCTGCGCCCGCACAACCGCTGGCACTACAGCAATCTCTGTTACGGCCTGCTCGGCGAGATCATCGCCCGGCTCGACGGCGGCGACTGGGCCGACTCACTGCGTCGCCGCCTGCTCCAGCCGCTCGAATTGCGCCGCACCACACTGCAACTCACCGCTCCGTATGCCGGGCTCTACTACCTCCCGCCGTTCACCGACGTGCCGGTGAACGAACCAACCCTCGACAAGGGCGCCGTCGCGTCGGCCGGCTCGATCTGCAGCACCCTGGCCGACATGGTCACCTGGCACGGCTTCCTGCTGGACCCCGACGAGTCGATCCTCTCCCCGGACACCGCGGAGGAGATGCGCCAACCGCAGATCGTGGTGGACCCGGGCTGGAATCAGGCCTGGGGCTTGGGTTTTCAGCTGGTGCGACGGGACGACCACATCTGGTTCGGGCACACGGGTGGGCTGCCCGGAGGCATCACCGGGTTCTTCTCGGAGCCGGAGTCGGGCACGACCGGCGCCGTGCTGATGAACAACAGCGGCGCCAACGACCCGGCCGGCATCGCCGTCACGCTGGGCGACCACCTGCTGGTGCACGACCCGGCGCCGGTCGAGCCGTGGCAGCCGGGCACCCATGCGCCGGATGAGCTGAAACCGCTTGTCGGGCAATGGTTTTCCGAGGGCACGGAGTTCACCTTCGCGATCGCCGACGGCAAGCTGACCGCGCGGCTCGCCCAGGTCAGCACAATCCAGCCGCCGTCGGTCTTCGAGCGTGAGGGCGACGACACCTACCGCACCGTGAGCGGCCGGGAGCGGGGCGAACGTCTCGTCATACGGCGTCGGGAGGATGGGTCGATCCGGCAATTGAACTGGGCCACTTACAGATTCACCCGTGAGCCGCTGTCGTTCGGCGAGCCCACCCCCTGA
- a CDS encoding polysaccharide lyase family protein, translating to MALAPHGPAVHDVDEPRPLRAVGDVGSVRLTWREVPGASGYRVHGVATPRTGSWEPDERNLLATHAEPRFVHDGLGPLAVNWSYAVVPVLDHPVPPLGAVTVSTRTSVTVTGEPVATVGSFDGSGLELALAPTGFVHYRSTFPRDVDFRYGYDRADVTWSYLQPGPDDAWAGRRGHRFRLRFDLDRLPAADLDFALWLVDRHATRAGSATLVLNGDTEQTIFFDDPVARDRPPASDASAAVPGLGGGPAYIERTVDRRCLQVGENTIDVVKDHGSWIAYDAVGVFARR from the coding sequence ATGGCGCTGGCACCGCACGGACCGGCCGTGCACGACGTCGACGAACCGCGGCCGCTGCGAGCGGTCGGCGACGTCGGCAGCGTCCGGCTGACCTGGCGCGAGGTGCCCGGGGCGAGCGGCTACCGGGTGCACGGGGTCGCCACGCCGCGGACGGGCTCGTGGGAGCCGGACGAGCGCAACCTGCTCGCCACCCATGCCGAACCCCGCTTCGTGCACGACGGTCTCGGCCCGCTCGCGGTCAACTGGTCGTATGCCGTGGTGCCGGTCCTCGACCACCCGGTCCCTCCGCTCGGCGCGGTCACGGTGTCGACCAGGACCTCGGTCACGGTGACGGGCGAGCCGGTCGCGACGGTCGGCTCGTTCGACGGCAGCGGCCTCGAACTTGCCCTGGCCCCAACAGGTTTCGTGCACTACCGATCGACCTTCCCGCGCGACGTCGACTTCCGCTACGGCTACGACCGCGCCGACGTCACCTGGAGCTACCTGCAGCCGGGCCCCGACGATGCCTGGGCCGGGCGGCGGGGGCACCGCTTCCGGTTGCGCTTCGACCTCGACCGGCTGCCCGCCGCTGACCTCGACTTCGCGCTCTGGCTGGTCGACCGCCACGCGACGCGAGCCGGCTCGGCGACGCTCGTGCTCAACGGCGACACCGAGCAGACGATCTTCTTCGACGACCCGGTGGCGCGCGACCGGCCGCCGGCGTCCGACGCGTCGGCCGCGGTCCCGGGGCTCGGCGGCGGCCCGGCATACATCGAGCGGACGGTCGACCGCCGCTGCCTGCAGGTCGGCGAGAACACCATCGACGTCGTCAAGGACCACGGGTCGTGGATCGCGTATGACGCGGTCGGGGTCTTCGCCCGGCGTTGA
- a CDS encoding Type 1 glutamine amidotransferase-like domain-containing protein codes for MPADEPTILATSGGLRPGERTFFEFSALTHYAVELAGVTGRAPRLCTVATALGDNPHVLHALAEAARVAGYEHSHLQLFPQPNVADPAEHLLAQDVVWVMGGSVANLLAVWRVHALDRAMRAAWEAGVVLTGVSAGSICWHVGGTTDSFGPELRPVTNGLALLPYGNGVHYDAEDRRRPLMQRLVADGTLPESYCSDDDAGLLYRGTRFVEAVAERDGARGYHLVREGDSAVETPLDTRLL; via the coding sequence GTGCCTGCCGACGAACCCACCATCCTCGCCACGTCCGGTGGCCTGCGGCCCGGAGAGCGGACCTTCTTCGAGTTCAGTGCGCTGACGCATTACGCGGTCGAACTCGCGGGGGTGACCGGCCGCGCGCCGCGACTCTGCACGGTCGCGACCGCTCTGGGCGACAACCCGCACGTGCTGCACGCGTTGGCTGAAGCGGCCCGCGTTGCGGGTTATGAGCATTCGCATCTGCAGCTCTTCCCCCAGCCCAACGTCGCGGATCCTGCCGAGCACCTGCTGGCCCAGGACGTGGTGTGGGTGATGGGCGGCTCGGTCGCCAACCTGCTGGCCGTATGGCGGGTGCACGCGCTCGACCGGGCGATGCGCGCGGCATGGGAGGCCGGCGTCGTGCTCACCGGGGTGAGTGCGGGGTCGATCTGCTGGCACGTCGGTGGCACCACCGACTCCTTCGGACCGGAGCTGCGGCCGGTGACCAACGGTCTGGCGTTGCTGCCCTACGGCAACGGCGTCCACTACGACGCCGAGGACCGGCGCCGGCCGCTCATGCAGCGACTGGTCGCCGACGGCACGCTGCCGGAGTCCTACTGCAGCGACGACGACGCAGGGCTGCTCTACCGCGGCACCCGGTTTGTCGAAGCCGTCGCCGAACGCGACGGCGCGCGTGGTTATCACCTTGTGCGGGAAGGGGATTCGGCGGTCGAGACGCCGTTGGACACGCGACTGCTCTGA
- a CDS encoding M36 family metallopeptidase has translation MSAPVTRIAAAAASTLALCAVALPAQADKPGAGTSTGQARIFMVNSVQSTGDQSLTDQKDSDAAVPASAYTVEQLRNLDGSGYLRGKWVSVESATGTPAFSKTNTFMFTRSQDQFEQVMAYFFVNQAQEYLQSLGFGSTLRPVLKQQFPVKVDQYGGDNSYQTDKPYRVRYGKGGVDDAEDAEVIVHEYGHAVHQSQVPGYGGSVQAGSIGEAWGDYFGVTVGLDAAKQYGWPVKADPSCPMDWDSTSYTRAPHCIRSFHTGLTVADANGEVHHDGQIWGQALWEIRTDYETLGLGSRAWDTTLVDSQFDYAPDTSFAAAAKATYDKALARDGAAAAAAVKARFNARGIVW, from the coding sequence ATGTCCGCACCCGTCACCCGCATCGCCGCGGCCGCCGCCAGCACGCTGGCCCTCTGCGCGGTCGCCCTTCCGGCCCAGGCCGACAAGCCCGGCGCGGGCACGTCCACCGGGCAGGCCCGGATCTTCATGGTCAACTCGGTGCAGTCCACGGGCGACCAGTCGCTGACCGACCAGAAGGACTCCGACGCGGCGGTGCCGGCCTCGGCATACACGGTCGAGCAGCTGCGCAACCTCGACGGCTCGGGATATCTGCGCGGCAAGTGGGTCAGTGTCGAATCCGCAACGGGCACACCGGCATTCAGCAAGACCAACACCTTCATGTTCACCCGCAGCCAGGACCAGTTCGAGCAGGTGATGGCCTACTTCTTCGTCAACCAGGCGCAGGAATACCTGCAGTCGCTCGGCTTCGGCTCGACGCTGCGTCCGGTGCTCAAGCAGCAGTTCCCGGTCAAGGTCGACCAGTATGGCGGCGACAACAGCTACCAGACCGACAAGCCCTACCGGGTGCGTTACGGCAAGGGTGGCGTCGACGACGCAGAGGACGCCGAGGTGATCGTGCACGAGTACGGCCACGCGGTGCACCAGTCGCAGGTCCCCGGGTATGGCGGAAGCGTGCAGGCCGGCTCGATCGGGGAGGCCTGGGGCGACTACTTCGGGGTGACCGTCGGACTCGACGCCGCGAAGCAGTATGGCTGGCCGGTCAAGGCCGACCCGTCGTGCCCGATGGACTGGGATTCCACGTCCTACACCCGTGCCCCGCACTGCATCCGCAGCTTCCACACCGGTCTCACCGTCGCCGACGCGAACGGCGAGGTGCACCACGACGGTCAGATCTGGGGGCAGGCGCTCTGGGAGATCCGCACCGACTACGAGACCCTCGGCCTCGGCAGCCGCGCCTGGGACACCACGCTGGTCGACAGTCAGTTCGACTACGCCCCCGACACCAGCTTCGCCGCTGCCGCGAAGGCCACCTACGACAAGGCGCTCGCCCGCGACGGCGCGGCCGCGGCTGCCGCGGTGAAGGCGCGCTTCAACGCACGCGGGATCGTGTGGTGA